In Plasmodium falciparum 3D7 genome assembly, chromosome: 6, the following proteins share a genomic window:
- a CDS encoding pre-mRNA-splicing factor CWF7, putative, whose translation MDMQEQISDKGADDYDDTLVELKESELLKEDEKKKTKKKLYELNELHHLVNALPYIDSYDNELEQNAKRLVEEEMNLMHKNNEIKNYLETFPLPKITYLSNDNSIIQNELKRCEENRKMQKLNFDHYNIENDVLNNKNIEEWEKTLKKYEIILENSHNALINMELMNKYKEVMWSEHMKVFNHLDINLQNNIKTLKDDIDNINKKRKLHQLSYVNELSTLQNEQKEYKKKNNMVLNEIKKLMTENMLMKYKTNMI comes from the coding sequence ATGGATATGCAAGAGCAGATAAGCGATAAGGGTGCTGATGATTATGATGACACTTTAGTAGAATTAAAGGAAAGTGAATTACTTAAAGAAGacgagaaaaaaaaaacaaaaaagaaactGTATGAATTAAACGAATTACATCATTTAGTTAATGCACTACCTTATATTGATTCATATGACAATGAGTTGGAGCAAAATGCAAAAAGGCTAGTAGAAGAAGAAATGAATTTAATGCATAAAAATAACgagataaaaaattatttagaGACTTTCCCTCTTCctaaaataacatatttaaGTAATGATAATTCtattatacaaaatgaattaaaaCGATGTGAAGAAAATCGAAAAATGCAGAAACTCAACTTtgatcattataatattgaaaatgatgtattgaataataaaaatatagaagaaTGGGAAAAgactttaaaaaaatatgaaattatttTAGAAAATTCACATAATGctttaataaatatggaattaatgaataaatataaagaagtTATGTGGAGTGAACATATGAAAGTATTTAATCATTTAGATATcaatttacaaaataatattaaaacattaaaagatgatatagacaatataaataaaaaaagaaaattacaTCAACTAAGTTATGTTAATGAACTATCAACATtacaaaatgaacaaaaagaatacaagaaaaaaaacaatatggTCCTTAATGAAATCAAAAAATTAATGACAGAAAATATgctaatgaaatataaaacaaatatgatCTAA
- a CDS encoding 60S ribosomal protein L19 translates to MSLTLQKRLAASVLKCGKNKIWMDPNEISEISLANSRFSIRKLYKEGLILKKPQKVHSRARVRLYKLAKRKGRHMGIGKRKGTKNARTNQKTLWIKRQRVLRRLLKRLRDSKKVDRHLYHSFYLKCKGNQFKNKRTLIEAIQREKNETLKKKAIADQLEAKRLKAQVLRNKRKLKKDKEVVA, encoded by the exons ATG TCACTCACATTACAAAAAAGATTAGCAGCTTCTGTTTTAAAATGtggaaagaataaaatatggaTGGACCCAAATGAAATTAGCGAAATTTCATTAGCTAATTCAA GGTTTAGcataagaaaattatataaagaaggATTGATTTTAAAAAAGCCCCAAAAAGTTCATAGCAGAGCTAGGGTTAGATTATATAAGCTAGCCAAAAGAAAAGGTAGACATATGGGTATCGGTAAAAGAAAGGGTACCAAAAACGCAAGAACAAATCAAAAAACATTATGGATAAAGAGACAACGTGTTCTTAGAagattattaaaaagattaAGAGACTCCAAAAAGGTAGATAGACATTTATATCACtccttttatttaaaatgtaaGGGAAAccaatttaaaaataaaagaacttTAATAGAAGCTATccaaagagaaaaaaatgaaacacTCAAAAAGAAAGCTATAGCAGATCAATTAGAAGCCAAGAGATTGAAGGCTCAAGTTTTAAGAAATAAGAGAAAATTAAAGAAAGATAAAGAAGTTGTAGCATAA